The following proteins come from a genomic window of Trifolium pratense cultivar HEN17-A07 linkage group LG4, ARS_RC_1.1, whole genome shotgun sequence:
- the LOC123924863 gene encoding uncharacterized protein LOC123924863 produces MAKHENSKQGCFSSFIKVLICARNETSPPVYPSENVEEKEPIFHKKDKLFDESITTPGVVARLMGLDSLPSTKKVVKGTTLDSVPRSKSVNFVDYLLDFDQNVTNHRRVKTSASFREVPTIIEKQKNYLFVLDIDDKKGNKVQEENGTKLKKKNKEIVRVKKEKNQGKNKKISKLKDEPRRVPFSSSNSSKYKSKVRNYESKDFSSVSPRCNNCSYYGYGEVGSSSSSCSISSLPPNRHKKEFVEPKIRNKVKNNVSPKKIQTEHSLENLSPVSVLDVNDYAFLFGADYSGRSTSILASKSKRKSKSLLEVSLDEDVNEKANNNKSYYAHTDINREAEYYSDLMLKLRILTEESIKETDCTSKRESLEEIVLVFEQTVFDHLLLELLNEVVEFSS; encoded by the exons ATGGCAAAACATGAAAATTCAAAACAAGGGTGTTTTTCTAGTTTCataaaagtgcttatttgtgCTAGAAATGAAACTAGTCCACCAGTGTATCCATCTGAAAATGTTGAAGAAAAAGAAccaatttttcacaaaaaagaTAAACTTTTTGATGAATCTATTACTACTCCTGGTGTAGTAGCAAGATTAATGGGTTTAGATTCACTTCCAAGCACCAAAAAGGTTGTTAAAGGAACAACCTTAGATTCTGTTCCAAGAAGTAAATCAGTTAACTTTGTTGACTATTTACTTGATTTtgatcaaaatgttacaaacCATCGTCGTGTGAAAACTTCAGCTTCTTTTAGAGAAGTTCCTACAATTATTGAGAAGCAAAAAAATTACCTTTTTGTCCTTGATATTGATGATAAAAAGGGTAATAAGGTTCAAGAAGAAAATGGCACaaagttgaagaaaaagaacaagGAAATTGtgagagtgaagaaggaaaagaaTCAAGGGAAGAACAAGAAAATTTCTAAGTTAAAAGATGAACCAAGAAGAGTtccattttcttcttcaaattcttCTAAGTATAAATCAAAAGTTAGAAATTATGAAAGTAAAGATTTTTCAAGTGTTTCACCAAGGTGTAATAATTGTAGTTATTATGGATATGGTGAAGTTGGTTCAAGTTCAAGTTCATGTTCAATATCTTCATTACCACCAAATAGGCATAAGAAAGAGtttgttgaaccaaaaataaggAACAAGGTGAAAAATAATGTATCACCAAAGAAGATTCAGACAGAACATAGCTTGGAAAATCTTAGTCCTGTTTCTGTTCTTGATGTTAATGATTATGCTTTTCTTTTTGGAGCTGATTATTCAG GTAGAAGTACAAGCATCTTGGCTTCAAAGTCAAAGAGGAAATCTAAATCTTTATTGGAAGTGTCCTTGGATGAAGATGTTAATGAGAAAGCAAACAATAATAAAAGTTATTATGCCCACACTGACATCAACAGAGAAGCAGAGTATTACTCAGACTTGATGTTGAAGCTTCGTATTTTGACAGAAGAAAGTATAAAGGAGACAGATTGTACTTCAAAGAGGGAAAGCTTAGAGGAAATTGTTTTGGTTTTTGAACAAACTGTTTTTGATCATTTATTACTTGAGCTCTTGAATGAAGTTGTAGAATTTTCTTCTTAA
- the LOC123924861 gene encoding omega-3 fatty acid desaturase, chloroplastic-like, producing the protein MATWFLTECSFRPLPPLYPNQRTGAVSSQKPSKIRFLNKTNKRVSSDLRFNSKPWELRVSAPLRVSTEEEEEGVENLPKFDPGAPPPFTLADIRAAIPKHCWVKDPWKSMSYVVRDVVVVCGLAAVAAYVNSWFVWPLYWAAQGTMFWALFVLGHDCGHGSFSNNPKLNSVAGHLLHSSILVPYHGWRISHRTHHQNHGHVENDESWHPLPEKIFRSLDNATKTLRFTIPFPMLAYPFYLWSRSPGKSGSHFDPNSDLFVPNERKDVITSTVCWTAMAALLVGLGFVMGPIQLIKLYGIPYVLFVMWLDLVTYLHHHGHEDKLPWYRGQEWSYLRGGLTTLDRDYGLINNIHHDIGTHVIHHLFPQIPHYNLIEATEAAKPVLGRYYREPKKSTPIPFHLIGDLIKSMKKDHFVSDTGDIVYYQTDPNLSGSSTSK; encoded by the exons ATGGCAACATGGTTTTTAACAGAATGTAGCTTTAGGCCACTTCCTCCATTATACCCTAATCAAAGAACAGGCGCAGTTTCATCTCAAAAACCTTCAAAGATTAgatttttaaacaaaacaaacaaaagggtATCTTCAGATCTAAGGTTCAATTCAAAACCATGGGAATTGAGAGTGAGTGCTCCATTGAGAGTTAGTAccgaggaagaagaagagggtGTAGAAAATTTACCAAAATTTGACCCTGGTGCACCACCACCATTTACATTAGCTGATATAAGAGCAGCTATACCTAAACATTGTTGGGTTAAGGATCCATGGAAGTCTATGAGTTATGTAGTTAgagatgttgttgttgtttgtggATTGGCTGCTGTTGCTGCTTATGTCAATAGTTGGTTTGTTTGGCCTCTTTATTGGGCTGCTCAAGGAACAATGTTTTGGGCTCTTTTTGTTCTTGGTCATGATTG TGGTCATGGAAGCTTTTCAAACAATCCCAAGCTTAATAGTGTTGCTGGACATTTGCTGCATTCTTCAATCTTAGTACCATATCATGGATG GAGAATTAGTCATAGAacacatcatcaaaatcatggcCATGTTGAAAATGATGAATCATGGCACCCT TTGCCAGAGAAAATCTTCAGAAGCTTGGACAATGCAACAAAAACTTTAAGATTTACAATACCTTTTCCAATGCTTGCATATCCTTTCTACCTT TGGAGCAGGAGTCCTGGGAAAAGTGGTTCTCACTTTGATCCAAACAGTGATTTGTTTGTACCAAATGAAAGAAAAGATGTTATCACATCAACAGTTTGTTGGACAGCTATGGCTGCTTTGCTTGTAGGTTTAGGATTTGTAATGGGTCCAATTCAATTAATCAAACTTTATGGCATCCCCTATGTG CTTTTCGTCATGTGGTTGGATTTGGTGACTTATTTGCACCACCATGGCCATGAAGACAAACTACCATGGTATCGTGGACAG GAATGGAGTTATCTTAGAGGCGGACTTACGACTCTCGATCGTGACTATGGTTTGATAAATAACATCCATCATGACATTGGAACTCATGTCATTCATCACTTATTTCCTCAAATCCCACACTACAACTTAATAGAAGCT ACTGAGGCTGCAAAACCAGTTCTTGGAAGATATTACAGGGAGCCAAAGAAATCAACACCTATACCATTTCATCTCATTGGAGATTTAATAAAAAGCATGAAAAAAGACCATTTTGTTAGTGACACTGGTGATATTGTTTACTATCAAACAGACCCTAACCTTAGTGGCTCTTCTACATCaaagtaa
- the LOC123924859 gene encoding E3 ubiquitin-protein ligase AIRP2-like, whose protein sequence is MVMRKSFKDSLKALEANIQFANTLASDYPRDSDGACFQMRLSYSPAAQFLLFLVKWTDCNLAGALGLLNVLVYKVFDDGKTTMSVCERKATLKEFYGVILPSLIQLQRGITDVEERKQKDLCATKYKPKDVIRKGKISQIDIEREEECPICMEMTNKVVLPKCNHSLCMTCYHDWHSRSQSCPFCRDNLKRVKSGDLWILMSSCDISDLESINKENFKRLFMYIEKLPLILPEQVFIAYPQNF, encoded by the exons ATGGTGATGCGCAAGTCTTTCAAGGATTCTCTCAAAGCTCTTGAAGCTAACATTCAATTTGCCAATACTCT TGCTTCGGATTATCCAAGAGACAGTGATGGAGCCTGCTTTCAAATGAGATTGTCTTATAGCCCAGCTGCTCAATTTCTCCTTTTTCTGGTTAAGTGGACTGATTGCAATCTTGCCGGAGCATTAGGATTGCTTAATGTTCTCGTATACAAG GTATTTGATGATGGGAAGACAACTATGTCTGTTTGCGAAAGAAAAGCCACTCTAAAGGAGTTCTACG GTGTGATCTTGCCCTCTTTAATACAACTCCAGAGAGGAATCACGGATGTAgaagagagaaaacaaaaagaTTTATGTGCTACGAAGTACAAGCCTAAAGATGTGATTAGAAAAGGAAAGATATCTCAAATTGATATAGAGAGAGAGGAAGAATGTCCTATTTGTATGGAGATGACCAACAAGGTTGTGTTACCCAAATGCAACCATTCTCTGTGTATGACATGCTATCATGACTG GCATTCAAGATCTCAATCTTGCCCTTTCTGTCGCGACAATCTTAAAAGAGTAAAGTCAGGTGACCTTTGGATCTTGATGAGTAGCTGTGATATAAGTGATTTGGAATCAATCAACAAGGAGAATTTTAAAAGGCTATTTATGTACATTGAAAAGTTGCCTCTGATTTTGCCGGAACAAGTATTCATCGCTTATCCTCAAAACTTTTGA
- the LOC123924860 gene encoding selT-like protein, with protein MDRTQILLVGLPIFLFCTDIFNLFTTSPPPKSTHHNHNHPIPQPQQQSHLQQPLDFPTQKQNGIGPIGGVGPVGVGNTVSIDFCTSCSYKGTAVTVKNMLESLFPGINVVLGNYPPALPKRVLSKIIPVVQTGAVIAITAGDQIFPRLGVTPPQLYYSLRANKFRSIASIWLLSNFVQSFLQSSGAFEVYFNGELVFSKLKENRFPGEFELKELIGRRIGTHVI; from the exons ATGGATCGCACACAAATTCTTCTTGTTGGTTTACCAATCTTCCTTTTCTGCACAGACATTTTCAATCTTTTCACTACATCACCACCTCCCAAATCAACTCATCATAATCACAATCACCCAATTCCTCAACCTCAACAACAATCACATCTTCAACAACCACTTGATTTTCCAACACAG AAACAAAATGGAATTGGCCCAATTGGTGGTGTTGGTCCAGTTGGTGTTGGCAATACTGTTAGCATTGATTTCTGCACTTCATGTTCTTACAA GGGAACTGCGGTAACAGTGAAAAACATGCTGGAATCTTTATTTCCAGGCATTAATGTTGTTTTGGGCAACTATCCTCCCGCACTTCCGAAGCGCGTTCTTAGCAAAATAATTCCAGTGGTGCAAACTGGAGCTGTTATAGCTATAACTGCAGGTGACCAGATATTCCCGAGATTGGGAGTGACACCACCACAATTGTACTATTCCTTGCGTGCCAATAAGTTTAGAAGTATTGCTAGCATATGGCTTCTTTCAAACTTCGTTCAATCCTTCTTACAGAGTTCCGGTGCTTTCGAAGTATATTTCAATGGCGAATTG GTTTTCTCAAAGCTGAAGGAGAACAGATTCCCTGGCGAATTTGAGTTGAAGGAACTTATTGGCAGAAGAATAGGTACACATGTGATTTGA